Within Dictyostelium discoideum AX4 chromosome 4 chromosome, whole genome shotgun sequence, the genomic segment cttctttatctttattattattactattatcctTTTTAgtatcatcttcattatcaccatcttttttatttttatttaaattattgccATCACcactttttatattttttttttctttattattattatttttattatttttatcatcttgTACAATATCACtatcattatttacattttcatcttgttcatcattattattattattattatttttattatttttattattattatttctttttttattttccaactttgaatattttgaatcATCACCAACACCAAATCTAGACATTGGGTCATTATCTTGATATTGTTCATAAATATCTGtcatatttgaattattttctaattttttactaaatttatcatattttgttttaaaacttttttctttattatgtaattcaatttctaatttagtttatttaaaaaaaaaaaaaaaaaaaggggtgtgttaaaaaattataaatatttaaattaacttatatatatataatataacaaTCTTACTTTTTTTAGAAACATAAACTTTATTTCTTTCATTTGCAAATCTTCCAATTGACAATCTTGATGAATCTTCTTTTTCACCTTTACCCAATCTGGCTCTTTGTgtgaaaatcttttttttatctctATTACTACTCAttcttaaaataattattataattagtTTTCTcgtttttattaaaaatgattttttcgaatttttttttattttttatacttttttttttttttaaatttttttttttaaattttttattttttattttaattttttttttaattttcaatattcccacccctttttttttttatatttgttttttttataatttccaATGGAACTTGCATTTTAATTGtgcattttaaaaaaaaaacaaaatttatgtaataaataataaaatgacaaATCCAAATCAATTCATAATAGACGcattagaattaataatcaaaaatagGAGTagttatcattttcaaaggAATTTAAAAGTAGCAATTGATAGTATTAAATTATACCCAATGCCACTGAAAACAAAAGATGATATTAAACTTTTAAGAGGGTGTGGTCCGACAATTGTTGATatcatttttcaaataattcaaagtaataaaaataataataataataataataataacaataacaataacaataataataatattaccaataataacaatagtgaTGGTGGTATTCCAAAAGAACttgaaaattgtaaatttcatttattattattatttattattattattttttttcttattaaataataatattaataattataaatattttaaatatgtcTATAGATATAGCACCAGAATCagtaaaagaatttttaatatcaattgatCAAAGTTTTGTTCAATATTTACCAAAACTTGAAGAAGCAggttataataaattaaatttcttaaagaatttaaatgaaaaggCTAtggataaattatcaataccaTTAGGTCACCAAACACCAATATTAGAAAATgcgaaaattttaaaatgtattattattatttataaacctaaatttcaatttataattccatttaaaacaaatactaACTAACCTAattctatattattattattaaaattatataaaagtATACTATGATTATAcaaaactaaataataatagtaataatattattaataattatagtttAGATGGTAATATGATAACTTTAATTGGTAAACCATATATTGATATTGAcgatttaaaaaagaaatgttcAGAagatgtttttttaaaagcattaagttcattatttaatcatAAGATTAAGACGATACATGTTGAACATAATGAAATAACAGCAATCACTGAAAGTCattcaattcctaatacaacatataaaattagatttgaaatttcaccTGATGGTACAATAGTTAGAGATCATTGCGAATGTAGATATCTAAATAGTACAAGATGGTGTAAACATAAAGTATcagtatttttaatatttaatgaaaatactgGTGAAAGAGGTAAAAGACTATATTGTCAATCAACTTCAccaacatcaccaacatcaccaacttcaccaacatcaccaacatcaCCAACCCCACCAAAGCCATCAAGACCAGTAACGAAATTATCACCAATTACAAGCTTAACATCTAAAAAATccccaaataataataataataaaaaagaatatacaCCAGCACATAGATCAGGAGCATGGGCAATTTTACTTGCATTAtatgataatgaaatatcaaatggtaatgataatgatagaGGTAAAAGATACCttttaaaagaagaaatattaagtaatggtaataagTATCTTTCATCTGGTAGAATGGATACAGGTGGACATTGGCTTTCGAATAAAACATTAATTGATCATAATTTAATTAGTAAATCTGGTTCACCACTTCAATTTATATTAACAAAAACAGGTTATGAATTAGCAAGaaaattgaaatcatttgaaGATAGTTCcactgataataaaaataaagatgattgtgataataataacattgataatgataatggtagtaatagtagtaaagATGAAGGTAGTGATGAAAGttgtgataatgataatcaaATAACTATCACTACAATTGATAAAAGAAATCCCAATTGGAAaacacaattaaaaaataaaaccaataatattaataataataataataataataatacaaatattgttaaaaataataataataacaataataataataataataataataatagtaataataaaaataataaacgtcgtgatagtgataataatgataattttagtAATGGTAGTGAAGAAcgattatttttagaaagggaattatttaatgaaaattggAGTGATTCTGATGAAGAGTTAACTCAATTTATGGTTGATAATACAGTGTTTCCAAATTCAAAggttaaagaattattatataatgaaAGGGAggtaataattgataatgttttattaattgtagaTAATAGAGAAGTAATGGATAAAGATCAATCAGATTTATTGGATAAACTTAGAAGTTCAAATATTCAACttgaaattagaaaattaccaattggtgatttcattttcattgcAAAATGtagatataataataataataataataataataacaatgataatgataatgatgataatggtaataataataataataataataataatgatattgttATAAATAGAGAaccatttgaattaatgtatgatataataattgaaagaaagaaattagCAGATTTAGTATCATCTAGAAAGGATGGTAGATATAGAgaacaaaaacaaagaatAAAAACATTGAAAAAGTTTGGATTGACAAATGCAATCTATTTGATTGAAGGTGACAATTCAAATGGTGCAATTCATACAGATATTTATGAAGACTCAATAATGGAGACATTGATAGAGGATGAATTCATAGTTCAATTAACTGATGGATTGGATTTAACAAAAGAGTATCTTTTGAATCTTTATGATCATTTCAAGAAATCAAAGTATCGGTCACTTTCGACATTAAGATTCGCAGATTAtgaacaaattcaacaagtATCATGttcaatgaaattaaaagatttattcgCTCTACAATTACTTCAAATCGATGGTGTTACACCTCCAAAAGCAAAAGcaatcattaataaatacCCAACACCAAGACATTTGGTTGAAgcttataataatttaattaatgaaattgaaacaaGTGATGAGGAAActttaaatcaatcaaaaaattcTCAAGATAAACTATTGGAAAATTTAACTTATTCTCAAAGATTTAAtggtaaaaaattaaaaattggtcatgacatttcaaaattaatttcaattctttataatgatgaaaatcaatatcaatttgattgaaaaaaaaaaaaaaattgatttaattattaaatttttatttttatttttatttttttttttttttttttttttttttttatattgtaaatatttaaaataaaataaataaaaaaataaaaaaaaaaaaagataaaaaaatagatttattttttattaataaattaatttatgtataaaaaaaaaaaaagttttttttatttttttaattttttaaatctcgtgtgtcttttaatttatgaaTTGAGTTTACAGATCGGGTAAATCgaaatctaaatttttttttttttttttttttttttttttttttttgggttaattaattaaccaaattaattaatttaaaattttttccaccacctttttttaaaaaaaattggttccATATGTGGGgggaaaattttttttttttttttttttttttttttttttttaaaatggaaaataaaaaaaaattaaaaaaaaattcaaaaaaaaatatattttcattttttaaaagaacgAAAGTTTAACAACAACGACTTTTTTGATTGattcaattcaaataataacaatttttcaaaattagatTGCGAgttgttttattttggaaatgATAATTAATCTACATGCAGCAAAAATAGCAACAATAcgaatcttttttttttcattcttatttttatttttttttttttaaattttttatacatttttaattttttttttttttttttttttttttttttttttgtttttgggAAAAGAAAagcaaaataataaaaaagaaaatattttgatcaattgatataataaaattttgtgTAAAAACCTACTGGggcttttaattttttttatttttttctatttttataattataaaaaaaataataaaaaaaaaaaaaaaaaaaaatcttggaACCCCACCCACACctaactatttttattttttttttatttttatttttatttttatttttttttttaatttttgtaatattcaaaaaaaaaaaaataataaaaaaaaaaaaataataaaaaaaaaaaaaaaaaaaaaaaaaataaataattgaaattaataaaaaaaattaaattaaattataaaaaaaaaaaaaaaaaatattttatttatatataaaccatcaccatcacacgtaatacaaaaataaaaaaagttgtaCCCACACACAAACACACACATACCACCAACCAATCTTATTTtgctttattttatttattattttttttttctttttttaaaaaaaaaaaaaaaaaaaaaaattaaaaatagggTGGAAAggaattaattttagttaataaaatcatcaaaaaatCATACTATCACCATTTATCTAATAATTaacaaaatcatttaataatattttttaatttgtttttgttttttttttttttttttttttttctttttttgttttgttttatttttttttaaaaaaaaaaatttcctaTACAATACACACCCACacttaattataatttatataaataataaaattttatttcaaattttttttttaatttaatttttgttttttttttattttttacatacACACCATTTCACACTCTATCTATTTTATCTTGGCATCATCAAAATCCAACAATAAGTCtccataataataataataataataaataatttttttgtttaaaatatattaaaaaaaaacatttattattaattttaaaattatatattaaaaaaaaaaacaaaatattattaccTTATATATCACATTAAAAACTACCATATATTCacgcaaataataataataatagtaatttttttttttttttttttttttttttttgcatttATCCTtcaaccattattattattaggaaaatataacaatatcacaattttttaaaatttatttattcaaattatttattattcaacaacaccaaaataataattttttttttttttttctttttcctttttcaTATTAtacacaataataataaatatagtattttaaaaccattatttcttttaaactttttttttttttttcttcaaagATTAACTTttgtaatataaaataaataaataaataaataataaataaataaatcaatgataataaaaataaaattaaaagaaataaattaaaaaaaaaaaaaaaaaaaaaaaaaaatgacagaattaaatagtaataataataatacggAAAACATAGAAAaccaacaaaataataataataataccaataatgcAGTTGTATTTGGATCAAAATATAAACATAATTTAAGATCCACAGTTTCGATTGAAAGAACACCAAATAAATATAGTGATATAATTGATGTAAGTGTAATCTaacaattcttttttattgtttttcaatttcaataatttctaaaaaaacaaacaaacaaataatttagttaCTATTATCACCAGATTTAGAGATTGTGTCATCATTATGTTCGACAACATTAGTTAGAGAAACAGTACCAAATTCAGTTCATATATCagaatatttaattgtttttttcgaATATCattgtaatttaaaatcatcatatatattaaaatggGCTATcgataaagaaattgaaaatacatGTAtgtcaaaaaacaaaaaacaaaaaacaaaaaacaaaaaacaaaaaacaaaaaacaaaaacaaaaaactaaaacctaatttattaattttttttttttttttttttttttttttattattattattatagccAATTCAGCTACATTATTTAGAGGATTAAGTACAGCAACAAGATTAATTTCAGCATTTTATAAAAGAGTTGGAGAAagttatttgaaatatttattacAACCATTTGTTATTGATCTTTGTAGTAgaaatttttcatttgaaattgatccGGAAAAAGCAGGAAAGGGTGTAAATATTCAAGCAAACTTggaaaaattaataacaattacTCAACAACTTTTagataaaattttagattcTGTTGATCAATGTCCTTtgtaagtttttaatttttattatttattattattttaattttaaatattaatatgtaattaataaataaataattttatagaCCAATAagacaaattttaaatcatacacaagaaaaagttgaaaaaagatttaaatcaatgaAAACAACAGTAGTTGGtggatttatatttttaagatTTATATGTCCAGCAATTGTTGCACCAGAAGCATTTGGATTAATACCTAGAGAAGAAGAACCAACCTCTGAAACTAGAAGAGGTTTAGTATTAGTTTCAAAGTTACTTCAAAATTTGGCAAATGAAATGCCATTTGGTTCTGGTATTAAAGAGGAATATATGtcttatttaaatgatttcattacaaataattcaacaagAATTCATGTTTTCTTTGATAGTTTAGCTCAAGATCcaactcaacaacaacaacaaatacaaccattacaacaacaacaacaacaacaacaacaaccttcATCAACTTCTACAAATCTTAATGccacaaataataataatagtaattgtaGTAGTAACCATacaagtagtaataatattggaAGTGGTGTATCAACACCAAAGTTAACAAGTACACCATTGGGTTCTGTTCAACAATCAAGTGGTAACCATAATGAAGattcaaatagtaataataataataatactactaatactactaccactactaataataataataacaacaatataaataataacaacaacaataataataataatagtagtaataataaattaaattcaattataatgACTGAGGATTCAATAACcgataatttaaatgtacTTATGAATCAAATCATAGAAAATAGAgagaaaattgaaaattatataCAAGAGAATGGAAATATAGATTCATCAtctgatattattaaaagattggATACCTCATTACAAGCTGCAAAACAAAAAGcatcatattttaatttttggggAAGAGGAAAAGATAAGAGTAATATTAgcggtagtggtggtggtggtggtggtagtagcgGTGGTCCTACAACAAGTAAtggaaaattaaagaaatcaccATCTGCTGGAGTAGTTTCCAATTCAAATCAtattcaacaattacaagaaaaagaaagagaaaaagaaagagaaaaagataaagataaagaaaaagataaagataaagaaaaggataaagataaagaaaaacatGCTAGtcaaaagaaattacaattaaGTCAATCACAACATACTTTAGTATTAGATGGTATAAGTACtaatggtggtaatattaataataatagcaataataataaatctcttttaaaaaatcaggGTCAATTATCAGAAGAATTGGAAATGAGAGATCAAAAAGaagttgataatttaaatttaatggcAGAGAATtcaagattaaaaaaagaattggaaGATGCAAAATcaagaaataatttattaagaaAGTTGAGAGAAGAATTAGAACGtgaaaaaagtgaaaaaaaggaattgaaattattaattaaaaggtGTAATGATAGATTGAAATCATTGGATGATCAAttggatttaattaatgatttacaaCCTTGGGTTGATGATAATCCTCCAAGTGGTAATCATGATTTACAATCGTTGATTGAAGAAACtcttggtgttggtggtagtTTATCAAATAGAAAGAAATCAAATTCTTCACTTGGTATATCAAAAGTTCGTGGTTATGATACTGCTCCAACAACTCCAACCAATACAATCTTATCTTCTTCAACTACGAATATACCTTCAATTACAAATGCAATGattaatcataataatattaatgttaATATTTGTGCTATTAATGGAAGTAAAGATACTACTAGTAGTAGTACTTTAATATCTGCAacttcaacaccaacaataTCAATCGTTGATAATTGCACAACCGCTACATCTTCATTACAACCATCACCACAACCAAATTCTCAAtctgtaaatttaaatcattcaaCAAATTATATTCCACATTTAGATGTTTCTtgtgatagtaataatagtagtactACAAGtagtttttataataatcaaaataatttaaattcaaataacaatataaagaaatcatcaacaaatcAAAGTATATCTGAAAGTTTAATGTCTGAAATTTCTGAGGCTGATGAAAGTAAATCTGGTagtaatatttcaattagtAGTGCCACAATTCATTCAaatagtggtggtaataataataataataataataataataataatagcggCAGCAATGGTAAAggttcaaattcaacatcaGGTCTAAGTAgaaaaaattcaacaacttcTGAAATGTCAATGGCTG encodes:
- a CDS encoding Ras GTPase activation domain-containing protein; protein product: MTELNSNNNNTENIENQQNNNNNTNNAVVFGSKYKHNLRSTVSIERTPNKYSDIIDLLLSPDLEIVSSLCSTTLVRETVPNSVHISEYLIVFFEYHCNLKSSYILKWAIDKEIENTSNSATLFRGLSTATRLISAFYKRVGESYLKYLLQPFVIDLCSRNFSFEIDPEKAGKGVNIQANLEKLITITQQLLDKILDSVDQCPLPIRQILNHTQEKVEKRFKSMKTTVVGGFIFLRFICPAIVAPEAFGLIPREEEPTSETRRGLVLVSKLLQNLANEMPFGSGIKEEYMSYLNDFITNNSTRIHVFFDSLAQDPTQQQQQIQPLQQQQQQQQQPSSTSTNLNATNNNNSNCSSNHTSSNNIGSGVSTPKLTSTPLGSVQQSSGNHNEDSNSNNNNNTTNTTTTTNNNNNNNINNNNNNNNNNSSNNKLNSIIMTEDSITDNLNVLMNQIIENREKIENYIQENGNIDSSSDIIKRLDTSLQAAKQKASYFNFWGRGKDKSNISGSGGGGGGSSGGPTTSNGKLKKSPSAGVVSNSNHIQQLQEKEREKEREKDKDKEKDKDKEKDKDKEKHASQKKLQLSQSQHTLVLDGISTNGGNINNNSNNNKSLLKNQGQLSEELEMRDQKEVDNLNLMAENSRLKKELEDAKSRNNLLRKLREELEREKSEKKELKLLIKRCNDRLKSLDDQLDLINDLQPWVDDNPPSGNHDLQSLIEETLGVGGSLSNRKKSNSSLGISKVRGYDTAPTTPTNTILSSSTTNIPSITNAMINHNNINVNICAINGSKDTTSSSTLISATSTPTISIVDNCTTATSSLQPSPQPNSQSVNLNHSTNYIPHLDVSCDSNNSSTTSSFYNNQNNLNSNNNIKKSSTNQSISESLMSEISEADESKSGSNISISSATIHSNSGGNNNNNNNNNNNSGSNGKGSNSTSGLSRKNSTTSEMSMADPTNYENQNLIIQTVVEGGEILDDSACDLLEFLKEVASKQELQKSKERQRLQEEKENKAKNSVFFKFSSKFSSKRRSKDGKNQPLSPPLSSQNSQQEKDSPNSGAALSLNN